The following proteins are encoded in a genomic region of Bernardetia sp. MNP-M8:
- a CDS encoding iron-sulfur cluster assembly protein: MQNTENTTPTVSTRDRVINAIQSIYDPEIPVDIYELGLIYEINTVELVPNNASVHILMTLTSPNCPSAEQIPAEVEEKVKAVVGVKEVNVELTFDPPYEAEMMSEAARLQLGFM; encoded by the coding sequence ATGCAAAATACAGAAAATACTACACCAACCGTATCAACAAGAGATAGAGTTATCAATGCTATTCAAAGCATCTATGACCCAGAAATACCTGTGGATATTTATGAGTTAGGTTTGATTTATGAAATTAATACTGTTGAGCTTGTTCCAAATAATGCAAGTGTTCATATTTTAATGACACTGACTTCGCCAAATTGTCCATCAGCAGAACAAATTCCTGCTGAAGTAGAAGAAAAAGTAAAAGCCGTAGTAGGAGTAAAAGAAGTAAATGTAGAACTTACTTTTGACCCTCCTTATGAAGCTGAGATGATGTCAGAAGCAGCTCGTTTGCAGCTTGGTTTTATGTAA
- a CDS encoding transposase gives MEKIRSGKRTSRNGYELQVFYYQVKRCQNCPLRNLCHKAEGNRIIQVNHRLNQLKEKARNLLMSEKGLEQRSKRPIEVEAVFGQLKYNHKFNRFTFKGLEKVEMEFLLMALGHNFRKMVAKTTNKLKNNVNSKKSSFCGIFYHQKTPQRKKLFAASKKSTKKKKYSK, from the coding sequence ATGGAGAAAATAAGGAGTGGAAAACGTACTTCAAGGAATGGATATGAATTACAAGTGTTTTATTATCAAGTAAAAAGGTGTCAAAATTGTCCTCTTCGTAATTTATGTCATAAAGCTGAAGGCAATAGAATAATACAAGTGAATCATCGTTTAAACCAACTGAAAGAAAAAGCTAGAAATTTATTAATGAGTGAAAAAGGACTAGAACAGCGCAGCAAACGTCCTATAGAAGTAGAGGCTGTTTTTGGGCAACTCAAATACAACCATAAATTTAATCGATTTACTTTTAAGGGATTAGAAAAAGTAGAAATGGAGTTTCTACTGATGGCTCTTGGGCATAATTTTAGAAAAATGGTGGCAAAAACTACCAATAAGCTAAAAAATAATGTCAATTCTAAAAAATCGTCTTTTTGTGGCATTTTTTATCATCAAAAAACTCCTCAAAGGAAAAAATTGTTTGCAGCATCAAAAAAATCAACCAAGAAAAAGAAATACTCAAAATAG
- a CDS encoding TaqI-like C-terminal specificity domain-containing protein, with translation MNKITKPSRILSPAYRKINVTRNEINNFKSALNICLEHIKISEEKNESEENIKKYVGDFLHQAFYQEYLINTKDKIDLAIYAGKDATSNISVLIEAKRPSNKSEFLKTDNLNRKALQELLLYYLRERVTLENNQIKYLIATNGNEWYFFKGEDFYNTFYKNKKLLKEYNEFVNKQKDSSKNELFYNEIAKKYIEEVKDELPFLYIDIKKDFQEFLPIENTDDDKLVSLYKVFSPIHLLAQSYGNDSNQLNKQFYYELLHIIGLEEVKEKGKKVIQRKEKGTRNDGSLLETTIFILEDRDYLRKVDNLKTYAQNKEEQLFNVALELCLTWINRILFLKLLESQLVVYNQDSKYKFLNTDFITGYDDLEELFFSALAKKIEDRNERIKEKYNHIPYLNSSLFEPNQLEDTALRISNLKEIDLELYDKTVLKDNLKRLTGGLPTLGYIFRFLEAYDFSGEKGEKVDESNQAKTLISASVLGLIFEKINGYKDGSFYTPAYITMYMAKEALRRAVVQKFNTYYTWKCSDFEQLKEDLKDYIRNGDRETIRKEANQIINSLKICDPAVGSGHFLVSALNELIAIKSELSILIDKDGKRLNAYIQIDNDELIIEDENEEIFTYKPKNKTSQRLQETLFHEKQSLIESCLFGVDINPNSVKICRLRLWIELLKNAYYTQENQLQTLPNIDINIKTGNSLISRFELDEDLKNAFKSKDNPYSLNDYKNAVQEYKNTNNKERKREIIKIIDTIKSAFTGTLDGKFKKKIASARGKLEQKQTEVQNLEAFGQKISKTLSAELKKLKLALNKAQEEKEGLLNNVIYQNAFEWRFEFPEVLNQKGEFVGFDVVIGNPPYGVKIVDREFMKKEYPRTSYGQLDTYKYFTDLGLRILNIDGNIGFITSDSYLEKEYFKDLRKLMVSKSVEITNIKLGNDIFDEVNLPTAIFNLKKGNSQNKSFWFGDISSINRKNVSICLNQLTFSREQPDYDEQFTIKNSILSGKKTIALIDIYDQVMGVKVYQIGKGKPKQTSFEKDNDIFISKKNKNNEYVKFISQGINRYYYEEKSEYIRYGEWLAEPRQPKYFFSEKVVVREIINPRVFATYFKENCIIKNVAAVIIKRSDNYQLDYLLGILNSKLITYYIFEQTPKSNNKSYPSFNSKLLKSLPIADVNIDSQKKIGKIAMKILSSKKQNPDTDTSALENEIDILVYKLYDLSYEEVLLIDSDFGLSEEEYNRK, from the coding sequence ATGAACAAAATTACAAAACCAAGTAGAATCCTCAGTCCTGCCTATCGCAAAATTAATGTGACTAGAAATGAAATAAATAATTTCAAAAGTGCATTGAATATCTGTTTGGAGCATATCAAAATAAGCGAAGAGAAAAATGAGAGTGAAGAGAACATAAAAAAATATGTAGGCGATTTTTTGCACCAAGCATTTTATCAAGAGTATTTAATCAATACAAAAGACAAAATTGATTTGGCTATTTATGCTGGAAAAGATGCTACTAGCAATATTAGTGTTTTGATAGAAGCCAAACGACCAAGCAATAAAAGTGAGTTCTTGAAAACAGATAATCTCAATAGAAAAGCATTACAAGAACTATTGCTCTATTATTTGAGAGAACGAGTAACATTAGAAAATAATCAAATCAAATATTTGATTGCTACGAATGGCAATGAATGGTATTTTTTTAAAGGAGAAGATTTTTACAATACATTTTATAAAAATAAAAAACTGCTCAAAGAATATAACGAGTTTGTAAACAAGCAAAAGGATTCTTCCAAAAATGAGTTATTCTACAATGAAATTGCTAAAAAATATATTGAAGAAGTAAAAGACGAATTGCCATTTCTATATATCGATATCAAAAAAGATTTTCAAGAATTTTTGCCTATCGAAAATACAGATGATGATAAGTTAGTTTCTCTGTACAAAGTATTTTCTCCGATTCATCTTTTGGCACAATCGTATGGAAATGATAGCAATCAGCTCAACAAGCAGTTTTATTACGAACTTTTGCACATCATCGGACTAGAAGAAGTAAAAGAGAAAGGCAAAAAAGTAATTCAGCGAAAAGAAAAAGGAACACGAAATGACGGCTCACTCTTAGAAACGACTATTTTTATTTTAGAAGATAGAGATTACTTGAGAAAAGTAGATAATCTCAAAACGTATGCACAGAATAAAGAAGAACAATTATTCAATGTCGCTTTAGAGCTTTGTCTGACGTGGATAAACCGAATTTTGTTCCTCAAATTATTAGAATCTCAATTGGTAGTTTATAATCAGGATTCGAAATATAAATTTCTGAATACTGATTTCATTACTGGTTATGATGATTTGGAAGAACTGTTTTTTTCTGCTTTAGCAAAGAAAATAGAAGACCGAAACGAGCGCATAAAAGAAAAATACAATCATATTCCCTACTTAAATAGTTCGCTTTTTGAACCCAATCAATTAGAAGATACAGCTCTACGAATTTCGAACCTGAAAGAAATTGATTTAGAATTGTATGATAAAACGGTTCTGAAAGATAATCTAAAACGCCTTACTGGTGGTTTGCCTACTTTAGGATACATTTTTCGCTTTTTGGAAGCCTATGATTTTAGTGGAGAAAAAGGCGAAAAAGTAGATGAGAGCAATCAAGCCAAAACGCTTATTTCGGCTTCTGTATTGGGACTTATTTTTGAAAAAATAAATGGCTACAAAGACGGCTCGTTTTATACGCCTGCCTATATTACGATGTATATGGCTAAAGAAGCCTTGCGTAGGGCTGTCGTGCAAAAATTCAATACGTATTATACGTGGAAATGTAGCGATTTTGAGCAGCTAAAAGAAGATTTGAAGGATTATATACGAAATGGCGATAGAGAAACTATCCGAAAAGAAGCCAATCAAATCATTAATTCACTCAAAATATGTGACCCTGCTGTGGGTTCTGGACACTTTTTGGTAAGTGCTTTGAACGAACTTATCGCCATAAAAAGCGAGCTTAGTATTTTGATAGATAAAGACGGAAAACGTTTGAATGCTTATATTCAGATTGATAACGACGAACTGATTATTGAAGACGAAAACGAAGAAATATTTACCTACAAACCCAAAAATAAAACAAGCCAACGCCTACAAGAAACGCTTTTTCATGAAAAACAAAGTCTTATTGAAAGCTGTCTTTTTGGTGTAGATATAAATCCAAATTCTGTCAAGATATGTAGGTTGCGTTTGTGGATAGAACTATTGAAAAATGCGTATTATACTCAAGAAAATCAACTTCAAACGCTGCCAAATATTGATATTAATATCAAAACTGGAAACTCTCTGATTAGTCGTTTTGAGCTAGATGAAGATTTGAAAAATGCCTTCAAAAGCAAAGATAATCCGTATAGTTTGAACGATTACAAAAATGCTGTTCAAGAATACAAAAATACCAATAACAAAGAGCGAAAAAGAGAAATTATCAAAATTATTGATACAATAAAATCAGCTTTTACAGGAACGCTAGACGGAAAATTTAAGAAAAAAATAGCATCTGCAAGAGGAAAACTAGAACAAAAACAAACCGAAGTACAAAACCTAGAAGCATTTGGACAAAAAATAAGCAAAACTCTAAGTGCAGAACTCAAAAAACTAAAACTAGCTCTCAACAAAGCACAAGAAGAAAAAGAAGGGTTACTAAACAATGTAATTTATCAAAATGCCTTTGAATGGCGTTTTGAGTTTCCAGAAGTCTTGAATCAAAAGGGGGAATTTGTAGGTTTTGATGTGGTGATTGGGAATCCTCCTTATGGTGTTAAAATAGTTGATAGAGAATTTATGAAAAAGGAGTATCCTAGAACAAGTTATGGACAGCTAGACACGTATAAATACTTTACAGATTTGGGTTTGAGAATTTTAAATATTGATGGAAATATCGGTTTTATTACTTCTGATAGCTATTTAGAAAAGGAATATTTCAAAGATTTGAGAAAGTTAATGGTTTCAAAATCCGTAGAAATTACTAATATTAAGCTAGGTAACGATATTTTTGATGAGGTTAATCTACCTACTGCTATATTCAATTTGAAAAAAGGAAATTCTCAAAATAAATCCTTTTGGTTTGGAGATATTTCCTCAATCAATAGAAAAAATGTATCTATTTGTTTAAATCAATTGACTTTCTCAAGAGAACAACCTGATTATGATGAGCAATTTACTATCAAAAACTCTATTTTATCAGGTAAAAAAACTATTGCATTAATTGATATATATGACCAAGTTATGGGTGTTAAAGTTTATCAAATAGGTAAGGGTAAGCCTAAGCAAACAAGTTTTGAAAAAGATAATGATATATTTATATCTAAAAAAAACAAAAACAATGAGTATGTAAAGTTTATCAGCCAAGGCATAAATAGGTATTATTATGAGGAAAAATCAGAATACATTAGATATGGCGAATGGTTAGCTGAACCAAGGCAACCTAAGTATTTTTTTTCTGAAAAAGTAGTAGTTAGGGAGATAATAAATCCAAGAGTATTTGCTACCTACTTCAAAGAGAATTGCATAATAAAAAATGTAGCTGCTGTAATTATTAAGAGGTCAGATAATTATCAATTGGATTACCTTCTAGGCATTTTAAACTCAAAACTCATAACATATTATATTTTTGAGCAAACACCTAAATCAAATAATAAATCTTACCCTAGTTTTAACTCTAAATTGTTAAAATCTTTACCTATTGCTGATGTGAATATAGATTCTCAAAAGAAGATAGGGAAAATCGCAATGAAAATTCTATCCTCAAAAAAACAAAATCCTGATACAGACACAAGTGCTTTAGAAAATGAAATTGATATTTTGGTTTATAAACTCTATGATTTGAGTTATGAAGAGGTTTTGCTAATTGATTCAGATTTTGGCTTGAGTGAAGAGGAGTATAATAGAAAGTAG
- a CDS encoding ammonium transporter: MTSILKKVSLSLLLSLLPLFAFAQTTESTSTLNSGDTAWVLIATALVMLMTPAGLALFYGGLSHSKNTLNTVGMSYVSFCVASVAWVIVGYSLAFSDGNGLIGYLDNLFLENIGINELAANTSIPKLLFVVFQGTFAAIAVAIVSGSVVERVKFSFWLVFSFMWILLVYSPITHWVWGGGFLSNSGELDFAGGTVIHINAGVAGLVLALLLGKRKDFGKTTEMPISLTLTVVGSALLWFGWFGFNAGSALGANGTAANALLVTNVAASIGGLSWIAIEWINKKKPSLLGVASGAVSGLVGITPACGYVSVSGALAIGLFSGLIGYYGVIKLKKVLDYDDTLDAFGIHGLVGIWGSLAAGIFANPAINPDAIGALYGNIEQIGVQLLAILTVIAYSSIATTVVYFVSAFVTKGARVDEIMEKTGLDEAYHGEKGFNIQ; this comes from the coding sequence ATGACTTCTATTCTCAAAAAAGTTAGTCTATCGCTTCTGCTTTCCCTACTGCCTTTATTTGCTTTTGCTCAAACAACTGAATCTACTTCTACTCTTAATAGTGGAGATACAGCTTGGGTTCTGATTGCAACAGCTCTTGTTATGCTCATGACTCCTGCTGGCTTGGCACTTTTTTATGGAGGACTTTCACATAGCAAAAATACACTCAATACCGTCGGAATGAGTTATGTTTCCTTTTGTGTCGCTTCTGTAGCTTGGGTAATTGTAGGTTATTCACTTGCATTTAGTGATGGAAACGGACTTATTGGTTATTTGGATAATCTATTTTTAGAAAACATTGGTATCAACGAATTAGCTGCTAATACTTCTATTCCTAAATTACTCTTTGTCGTTTTTCAAGGAACTTTTGCTGCTATTGCTGTCGCTATTGTGAGTGGCTCAGTTGTCGAAAGAGTAAAATTTTCTTTTTGGCTTGTGTTTTCTTTTATGTGGATTTTGCTTGTTTATAGTCCGATTACACATTGGGTTTGGGGAGGAGGTTTTTTGAGTAATAGTGGCGAATTAGATTTTGCAGGTGGAACAGTTATTCATATTAATGCAGGAGTGGCAGGACTTGTATTAGCTCTCTTGTTAGGAAAACGAAAAGATTTTGGTAAAACAACAGAAATGCCTATTTCTCTAACGCTTACTGTTGTTGGTTCGGCTCTTTTGTGGTTTGGTTGGTTTGGGTTCAATGCAGGAAGTGCTTTAGGTGCAAACGGAACGGCTGCAAATGCGCTCTTGGTTACAAATGTAGCTGCAAGTATTGGAGGACTTTCTTGGATAGCCATCGAATGGATTAATAAGAAAAAACCTAGTTTGTTGGGAGTGGCTTCAGGTGCTGTTTCTGGTTTGGTAGGTATTACGCCTGCTTGTGGATATGTAAGTGTGAGTGGTGCGTTGGCAATTGGTCTTTTTTCTGGTCTGATAGGTTATTATGGCGTTATCAAACTCAAAAAAGTATTAGATTATGATGATACATTAGATGCTTTTGGAATACATGGGTTAGTTGGTATTTGGGGTTCTCTAGCTGCTGGTATTTTTGCAAATCCTGCTATTAATCCTGATGCTATTGGTGCTTTATATGGAAATATAGAGCAAATAGGCGTACAGTTATTGGCTATCCTAACAGTAATTGCCTATTCATCTATTGCTACAACAGTTGTTTATTTTGTGAGTGCATTTGTTACAAAAGGCGCACGAGTAGATGAAATTATGGAAAAAACAGGACTAGATGAAGCCTATCACGGAGAAAAAGGATTTAATATTCAGTAA
- a CDS encoding histidine kinase: protein MKKSVVYIVHTAFWVLYFLLLLLIIAAATKGFSSNIPFGYIAKVGFSFVVIPSVITFYLCYFYLFTKYIKTKKIVSSLVYAILFSVGSALVGGLFLSLLFGLDMMFKGGISSFLAQLFSMVLIGLLAGVMSIIINGFITWYDEIKLKEELIIKNHQIELALVKAQLDPHFLFNTINNIDALILKDPKIASEYLNKLSDILRFMLFETKAQRIDLSKEIEYIEKYIALQKTRTANESFVHFTLNGNLSNQVIPPMLLISFIENAFKHTANKKIENAITISLNIDDKTIVFECENKYNPKNKIQIEHSGIGNNLIRKRIELLYPQKHNLSIINLNNSYRVTLTLIND from the coding sequence ATGAAAAAGTCAGTTGTTTATATTGTTCACACAGCATTTTGGGTGTTATACTTTTTATTGCTTTTGCTGATTATCGCTGCTGCGACAAAAGGGTTTTCATCAAATATACCTTTTGGATACATTGCCAAAGTAGGATTTTCATTTGTTGTGATTCCTTCTGTTATTACATTTTATCTGTGTTATTTCTACCTGTTTACAAAATACATCAAAACAAAAAAAATAGTTTCTTCACTTGTTTATGCTATCTTGTTTTCTGTTGGTTCGGCTCTTGTTGGGGGACTATTTTTAAGCCTGCTTTTTGGTTTAGATATGATGTTTAAAGGTGGTATAAGTTCTTTTCTTGCTCAACTTTTTTCTATGGTACTGATTGGATTGCTTGCAGGTGTAATGAGCATTATTATCAATGGTTTTATTACTTGGTATGATGAAATAAAATTAAAAGAAGAACTCATTATTAAAAATCATCAAATTGAATTAGCCTTAGTAAAAGCACAATTAGATCCCCATTTCTTATTCAACACAATTAATAACATTGATGCCTTGATACTCAAAGACCCAAAAATAGCTTCTGAATACTTAAATAAACTATCAGATATTCTTCGGTTTATGCTTTTTGAAACTAAAGCTCAAAGAATTGATTTATCAAAGGAAATTGAATACATAGAAAAATACATTGCGTTACAAAAAACAAGAACAGCAAACGAGAGTTTTGTGCATTTTACACTAAACGGAAACTTATCCAATCAAGTGATTCCACCCATGCTTTTAATCTCATTTATCGAAAATGCATTCAAACACACAGCCAATAAAAAAATAGAAAATGCAATAACCATTTCCTTAAATATTGACGATAAAACAATAGTTTTTGAGTGTGAAAATAAGTACAACCCTAAAAACAAAATTCAAATAGAACATAGTGGCATAGGAAATAATTTGATTAGAAAAAGAATAGAACTTTTGTATCCCCAAAAGCACAATTTATCTATCATTAACCTCAACAACTCTTACCGAGTAACCTTAACCTTAATAAATGACTAA
- the mce gene encoding methylmalonyl-CoA epimerase: protein MAFLRVEHIGIAIKSLEKSNELFEKLFGKEHYKVEKVEREGVSTSFFQLGETKIELLEATTQESAISKFIEKKGEGIHHIAYEVDDIYAEMKRLESEGFTLLSQEPKTGADNKLICFLHPKSTNGVLVELCQERKS, encoded by the coding sequence ATGGCATTTTTAAGAGTAGAGCATATTGGTATTGCTATCAAAAGTCTAGAAAAATCAAATGAGCTTTTTGAAAAACTATTTGGAAAAGAACATTATAAAGTAGAAAAAGTAGAACGAGAAGGTGTAAGTACATCATTTTTTCAGTTGGGAGAAACTAAAATCGAACTTTTAGAAGCTACTACACAAGAAAGTGCCATCTCAAAATTTATAGAAAAAAAAGGAGAAGGAATTCATCATATTGCTTATGAAGTAGATGATATTTATGCTGAAATGAAACGTTTAGAAAGTGAAGGATTTACACTCTTGAGTCAAGAACCAAAAACAGGTGCAGACAACAAACTAATTTGTTTTTTACATCCAAAATCTACAAATGGTGTTTTGGTAGAACTTTGTCAAGAACGAAAAAGTTAG
- a CDS encoding BrxA/BrxB family bacilliredoxin — protein sequence MYPEHLTTPMKGELVNIGFKDLTTPEAVTTTLSEDGTTLMVINSVCGCAAGAARPGVRMALEKTNKKPTQLATVFAGVDKEAVDKVRELALPYPPSSPSIALFKNGEVIHFVERHHIEGRSAEAISEHLKAVFEELC from the coding sequence ATGTATCCAGAACATTTGACTACGCCTATGAAAGGCGAGCTCGTAAATATAGGTTTTAAAGATTTAACAACTCCAGAAGCAGTAACAACAACACTTTCAGAAGACGGAACTACACTTATGGTTATCAATTCTGTTTGTGGTTGTGCAGCAGGTGCAGCTCGCCCTGGTGTTCGTATGGCTTTAGAGAAAACTAATAAAAAACCAACTCAGTTGGCAACTGTTTTTGCAGGTGTTGATAAAGAAGCTGTTGATAAAGTACGTGAGCTTGCTCTTCCTTATCCTCCATCTTCTCCTTCAATTGCACTTTTCAAAAATGGTGAAGTAATCCATTTTGTAGAGCGCCATCACATTGAAGGACGTTCGGCAGAAGCAATTTCTGAGCATTTGAAAGCTGTTTTTGAAGAACTTTGCTAA
- a CDS encoding LytTR family DNA-binding domain-containing protein produces the protein MTKYTCIIIEDEPLALEKTKGFVVKIPFLDLLETFDNALEGLTFLKSNKVDVLFLDINMDELSGIELLESSNLDCQVIITTAYSEYALKGYELYVTDYLLKPFSFERFLQAVNKIQDKKLVKSNELTSNYIFIKTENRLEKVNLDEILFIEGMRDYRRIHTTNKRIMTLQNFSELEQLISAKLICRVHKSYMVAISKIEEIERSRIKISNELIPISETYRKHFFAQINI, from the coding sequence ATGACTAAATATACATGTATCATCATAGAAGACGAACCTTTGGCATTGGAAAAGACCAAAGGTTTTGTCGTAAAAATTCCTTTTTTGGATTTACTTGAAACATTTGATAATGCCCTTGAAGGATTGACATTTTTGAAGTCTAATAAGGTGGATGTACTTTTTTTAGATATCAATATGGACGAACTTTCAGGTATTGAGTTGTTGGAAAGTTCTAATTTAGATTGTCAGGTAATTATTACGACTGCCTATTCAGAGTATGCCTTAAAAGGCTATGAACTTTATGTTACTGATTATTTGTTAAAACCTTTTTCATTTGAACGTTTTTTGCAAGCAGTAAATAAAATTCAAGACAAAAAATTGGTCAAATCTAATGAATTGACGAGTAATTATATTTTTATAAAAACAGAAAATCGCTTGGAAAAAGTTAATCTTGATGAAATACTATTTATTGAAGGAATGAGAGATTACAGAAGAATACACACCACTAACAAACGAATTATGACACTTCAAAACTTTTCGGAGTTGGAGCAACTTATATCAGCAAAATTAATTTGTCGGGTGCATAAATCGTATATGGTTGCTATTAGTAAAATTGAAGAAATTGAACGAAGTCGAATTAAAATTTCAAATGAACTTATTCCTATTTCAGAAACATATAGAAAGCATTTTTTTGCACAGATTAATATTTAA
- a CDS encoding serine hydrolase domain-containing protein, with product MKRIAFIYVALLITFSATSQNPTNLIDNLFIDWSTENNPGGVVLVTHQNNLVFTKAYGLANIPYQIANTEESVFNIGSLSKQFTAMGIVLLYLDGKLSFDDDIKTYLPEFTDFGKTITIRQLLHHTSGLRAVPELFGLAGWRSGDAISNDDVYRYLLKQQDLNFEPNSEFMYSNSGYILLAKIIERISKQDFKSYMKEKVFQPLHLNSTFVEEDYSAIITKTANSYTETAPSFFQTVENNDLTYGASNVYSTSVDISNWAKNYTKAPKSWKKAFSILETLTTLNSGEKNNYAFGIVIDDFFGNRRIQHTGAIAGFQSIMYSYPDEDLQIIILSNFTSNQLSQKANQISQLFLQNKSKPTKIEEIKSSFKISIEDLQKNEGMYWNDKNNYSRKIFVANDTLWYLRNNNQKSPLLPISETEFQMGGINEKLVIKFDIHSAKMTLIFANNSTETFEKYEDKLLTLEELKSYTGEFYSSELETFYTITLKDKSLYGYHSRFGEFEIQVLKRDVVSWSGMAISKYKRNGNSIGFWVTMNGIRNLWFEKK from the coding sequence ATGAAACGAATTGCATTTATCTATGTCGCATTGCTGATTACTTTTTCAGCAACAAGTCAAAATCCTACAAATCTTATTGATAATTTATTTATCGATTGGAGTACAGAAAACAATCCAGGGGGTGTTGTTTTGGTAACACATCAAAACAATCTTGTTTTTACAAAAGCGTATGGCTTGGCAAATATTCCGTACCAAATTGCAAATACAGAAGAAAGTGTTTTTAATATTGGTTCTTTATCAAAACAATTTACAGCCATGGGAATTGTTTTGTTATATCTTGATGGAAAACTATCCTTTGATGATGATATTAAAACCTATTTACCTGAATTTACTGATTTTGGAAAGACGATAACTATTCGACAGTTATTGCATCACACAAGTGGATTAAGAGCCGTTCCCGAATTGTTTGGTCTAGCAGGTTGGCGTTCGGGCGATGCCATTTCAAACGATGATGTTTATAGATATTTATTAAAACAGCAAGATTTGAATTTTGAACCTAATTCTGAATTTATGTATTCTAATTCAGGTTATATTTTACTTGCTAAAATTATTGAAAGGATTTCTAAACAAGACTTCAAAAGCTACATGAAAGAAAAAGTTTTTCAACCACTTCACCTGAATTCCACTTTTGTTGAGGAAGATTATTCTGCAATCATTACCAAAACGGCAAATTCTTATACTGAAACAGCACCTTCATTTTTTCAAACGGTTGAAAACAACGATTTAACTTATGGAGCTTCCAATGTCTATTCTACAAGTGTCGATATATCGAACTGGGCAAAAAATTATACTAAAGCTCCTAAAAGTTGGAAAAAAGCCTTTTCAATACTTGAAACTTTAACTACATTAAATTCAGGCGAGAAAAATAATTATGCTTTTGGAATTGTAATTGATGATTTTTTTGGAAATCGTAGAATACAACATACAGGTGCTATTGCTGGTTTTCAGTCAATAATGTATTCTTATCCTGATGAAGACTTACAAATTATCATTTTGTCAAATTTCACTTCAAATCAATTATCACAAAAAGCCAATCAAATCAGCCAACTTTTCCTACAAAACAAATCTAAACCTACCAAAATTGAAGAAATAAAAAGTTCCTTTAAAATTAGCATTGAAGATTTGCAAAAAAATGAAGGAATGTATTGGAACGATAAAAATAATTATTCCCGAAAAATTTTTGTAGCCAACGATACTTTGTGGTATTTAAGAAATAATAATCAAAAATCGCCTCTTCTTCCTATATCTGAAACAGAATTTCAAATGGGGGGTATCAATGAAAAATTAGTTATAAAATTTGATATTCATTCAGCAAAAATGACTTTAATTTTTGCGAATAATTCCACTGAAACATTTGAAAAATACGAAGATAAATTGCTTACGTTGGAGGAATTAAAATCATATACAGGAGAATTTTATAGTAGCGAGTTAGAAACTTTTTATACTATAACGCTCAAAGACAAATCATTATACGGTTATCATAGTCGCTTTGGTGAATTTGAAATTCAAGTGCTTAAAAGAGATGTCGTGAGCTGGTCAGGAATGGCAATTTCGAAGTACAAAAGAAATGGAAATAGTATTGGCTTTTGGGTAACCATGAATGGAATTCGAAATTTGTGGTTTGAAAAAAAATAA